ACACCGTCAATTATGACCATTTTGGTGCGGTAAGTGTGTTGAGAGGAAGCTAAAATACGTTCTAAGGCTTCTGTATTGTTGTGTAAGAATCGCTTGACTGTCGTGCCAGCTATTCCTTCATATACACTAGCATGGACCGCCATATCCACAATGGCGATGTCTTCTTTTTTCAACAAGCAAAGTAGAGAGGCACTGTTTGACGTATACCCCGTGGTATATACGATAGAAGAACCTTTTGGGCGTTTGAAAAAGGTAGAGATTTTATCTTCTAATTCTTTGTGATAATCCATGTAACCACCAATCAAAGGAGAAGCTCCTGCTCCTGTACCGTATTTCTCTATGCCATCAATTACTGCTTTTTTGATTTCGGGATGCTGGGTAAATCCTAAATAATCGTTGCAAACGAAACTAATGTAATCTCCTCTTTTGATGTATCCATCTTCTTCTAATCCAATTTCAGGTCCACAGCCAGAAGTAGCTAGTAAGCGATAGTTCATGAATTCATTGTCACGAAGGTAGTTGAGATACCCTTCGTGGGCGTTTGCTCTTTGGTAAATGTCTAGGTCGGGGATGTTTTCAAAATCTTTGAAACTCGCTTTAGTAAAGTCTATATTCATACCGTATTTATTAATAGGTTAACATCTATAAAAATAGATTAATTTCCTTAGTTGGAGAAATAATTTTGTCTTTTTAATCGCAATATGAAGGTAATGTAACGTGTGAATTGTATTTTATATTGATTTATTGCGATGTCCTGAATAAGGCCTATGTTATCAAAAAAGAGTAATACTCTATTGCGATAGTACAAGATAAAGGTGCGAAATAAGAAAAAAATTGCGCGTTTGAAGTAATAAATTGATAGAAGGGGTTGTTTTATGCTGATATCGTTGGGTGTAGTACGGTTTCTTTTGTGATTTATTTTACTTGTTTTAGCTGTAAAATGAGAAATTTAACCCTTTTTTTTGATTTTTTTGTTCGCTCCTAATGATTTCTCTTTCTGATTAATAGCATGAAACTATATTGTTAAATAGTTAATGTTAAGTGAATATTGTTTGAAAGTTGTTAGTATCTCGTTTAATTTGGTGTATACTTTTTAGTGTTACGGGGTATACACTGAAGAATGTTTTTTATCAACTATTATTTTGCCTTACTAACAAAATAAAAATTGAAAATAAAACAGGTAGTATTATGAAAAAGAGTATCATTGCAGGAGCATTTGCGCTACTAACTTCTTTAGCAGGTGCACAAACAAAGATTAGCAGTACGAGTATTGGTGTTAATTTAGGAGGGGTCGTATCCTTAGTGTATGACGATGCTTCCGTTCTAGGACTAAGAGATAGTCAGTGGAAACAAATCAGAGCGTATCAACGGGATTATGAAAATCAATATAGCCATTGGGCGAGTTCTAGTCGCTATAATGAGTCAGAACTCAATCGAAAAAGAGATCAGCTATATCGAGAAGTACGAATCAAAATAGGAGATATCCTGACCATTGAACAACAAGAGAAATGGAATGACAACGTGTATGTGTATACCCATTACCATCCATATGATCACAAAAAAGACCACCATTACCACAAGAGTAACAAGTACAAAAACAAACACAAACACAAGAAAAAAAATAAACACAAACACGACGATTGTGATTAGTACTAGGAAAACGCCAATTAGGCGTTTTTTTAAGTAATTAGTATTGTAATACCTATTGTACACCTTTTTTTGCTGTTTCAAAGCCTTTGCTGTTACGAACAATACTTCTTTGTCGTAATATCCCTTTTTTATTCGTTAATCGATACTACTGTGCGAGGGAGGTACTTTTATATTTGTTAAAATAACAGCGATAGGATATTGCAATTGCTCTATCATCCCGTGTTATTTTACCAGGTAACAGGAAGAAATAGAATAAATAAAGCCACACAAAAGATAAGAGAGTTAGTGGGGACTACTATACTAAAGGAGTTTAGTGTAAGCTTATCTTTATGGCTTAACGGCCAAGTGGCTTTATTATTTAAATAAAAGAACAAAACAACAAGACAATTTTTTTAGTATAATCCTACTGTAGGATTTAAAATGAAACAGAAAATCCCTTCAAAAAGCACTCAAAACAACGAGTGCTTTTTGCATTGCACGATTTTAATGTAAACGTATTATAGATTTTAGGTAAAATAAGAAAAGATATTGCGCTTAGGTTTCAACCTAAATACAACATCGTATAAACAGACGAGGGGGGATGTTATTTCTTGGTTCTATTTTAATTTTATTTACATTTTTTTTGTTAAAAATATTGAACGTTGTTTAGTGTGAATAATGTTTAATTTATATTTGTAACATAAAATTGATTTTTTGTTTCTATTTTATTGGATAATTTGATTTTAATTTACATAATGTTTTATGTTAATATGCGTGTATGTATAGTTTAAATTCAGTTTTATATCCTAGTATTATTTCAATTTTACTTTGTTTTGTTTTTTCAAATTAAAGCCTAAAAACAAGGGTTTAACGATGAAAGAAAGACAGTATTATGAAAATACCTTTAGAGCCGTTTATGCATCGGTCCTCTAGTAGACTTTATATAAATAGTGAAAATTTAGATAAAGTCTTGGAGCTAAGAAAAGATTTTATTTTTACCCCTCATGAGCTTAGTTTTTTTAGTATTCATTTGTTTACTGAAGGAGAAGGTATTTTAGATGTTGACTTTAGTCCAATAAAGGTAGTCGAAAAAGAAGTTTTAGTCCTTTTTAAAAATCAAGTGGTGGAGTGGAAAGAGCCCTTGAACTACAAGGCAAAGATTTTAATTTTTACAGAGGATTTTTTTTGTATTGATGAAATGCACTTTCAGTTTTTTTATACTTCAACTATATTCAAGCACTTAGGGAAATGTAAAAGTATTGCGATACACAACCATTTTGACGAACTAGTCTTGTTGTTTGATATCATAAACCAAGAATTAGAAAAGCCCTATTATCCTAAACAGCAATATGTGCTGAATAATTATTTGTTTAATATTTTGATTTTTTTGGAACGCGCATTGAATCAAAATGCCGTGGAAGAAAAGTTGACCGTGTCCCATGAGAAATTGATTGTTGCTAAATTTAAAGATTTAGTCAATCGAAAACTGAATAAGAGTTACAGTGTCAAGATGTATGCAGAAGAGTTGAATTTGGGATTGAGAACCATTGAATATGCCTTTCAAAAAATTGAAAATACGACCCCTTATAAGTGGATTTGTAAGCGGATGGTTATGGAAATCAGTAGGTGTTTGTTGTATAAAGATCTTCCTGTCAATGTTATTTCGTATCAATTGGGTTTTAAAGAAGCCAATCATTTATCTGTTTTTTTTAAAAAGCAAACGGGGTTTACTCCATTGGAGTATAAAAGCAAGTATTCCAAAGAGTAGAGATTTACTAGGACCATATAAAATAAGCCTATTCTCATAAAAAAATAGGCTTATTACTTGGCATTTATTGCTGTTGTAAAAAAGAAAAACGCTGTAGTAAAACTTCCTCACTTTCTTCGTGATCTGGATCGTCAATGCAACAATCTACAGGACAAACTGCAGCACATTGTGGTTCTCCAAAGTGACCTTTACATTCGGTACATTTACCTGGAACGATATAGTAGATATCATCTGCTATACTATCTTGGAATTCATCTGCATCAATTTCCGTTCCATCGGGTAATATTATATTTCCTTTCAGTACAGTTCCTTCTTTGTATCTCCAGTCATCTGATCCTTCGTATATTGCGTTATTTGGGCATTCTGGTTCACAGGCCCCGCAATTGATACATTGGTCCGTTATCATGGTTGCCATACTGCTATTGTTTTTTAGTGATGAGCTGTAAAAGGGTACGGAAGCGTTCTTGGTATTTTGGATTGATGGAACCATTTTCCGTATAGAGTTCACTTCGTTGAATGGCTACGCTATAAGGAGCAGGCCATGCTCTTAATGCTTTTGCAACGGCATCCATGGCATTGATTCCTTGCATCGCTTGAACACCATCTGCCCAGCATACCAAGCCCACTGTTTTTCCTGTTAAATACGGATTGGGCGATTTGGCACTGATTTCCAGCCAATCGAAGCAATTTTTCATTGCTCCCGTCATACTACCGTGATAAAGAGGCGTAAGCCAAAGGTGAATATCTGCTTCGCGAAACTGCAAATTCATTAGTTCTACTGCATTGGGTGTTCGCGTGGATGTAATATCAAAAAGAGGAATGCCAGATTCGGCTATTTTAAATACCGAAGTTTCGATTCCAAGGGTTGTGAGTTCATCACTTAAATATTGAGATAAGCGCTCAGAAGTAGAGTCTGCTCTTCGTTCCAAGGCGCCTGTAAAAATGAGGACTTTCATGAGTTGAGGTATTATTTAAAAATTACTTTGGGCATTCCAATTTCCCCATAGAGTAGTGATTTTACAAGGGGTTTTAATTTTTTGGATGCTACCATATAAAGAGAAGGGGGGACTTCTGGATTAGCTCGTACCACTACTTTTTGGTTGTGATACTCTGTCGTGTCTGCCTGTTGTACGTTAGATTCCCATAATTCAAGTTTAAGAGCATCGGGTGTACAAAATTTAAAAACAGTTGTCTCACTGTATAATTTATCAGCAATAACCATATAGACCCATTGTGGAATAATCGCATCAACAGAGCAATAAACAGCTACTGCTTTATCGCGATAACAAGAAAAATCAACCTGAGCAACGGCAGTTCTAAATTCTTTTTCTTTGATAATCATTTCCATATAAAGCAGCGGTTTAAGGTCAAATCCAACTACTTCAATAGTGGGTTCATACGTCATGAGGTCGAAAGCAATGATGCCTGTAGCGGCTACTTTATTTACGATTGTATCTGTTGCCATGGGAATTGAGATTAAGAAGTAGCCTTGCGTATGACCACAAGGCTACTGGTGTTATTATAGATTTGCAAGTGCTGTAAGGTAGTGTTGCTCAACAAGCGACCAGTCCAATACAGACCAAAAAGCATCTAGATAATCTGCTCTTTTATTTTGGTATTTAAGGTAGTACGCATGTTCCCATACATCAACACCTAAAATAGGATATCCTTGGTTTGCCCCGTTGGTATCCATCAAGGGATTGTCTTGATTTGGCGTTCCGGTAACCGCTAAGGTACCATCTGCTTTTACAAATAACCACGCCCATCCTGAACCGAATTGACCTAATCCTACTTTTTTAATTTCTTCTTTTAGATTTTCTAGACTTCCAAATGTTTGTCCAATAGCCTCTGCTAGTTTTCCTTTTGGCGCTAGTTGAGCAGTAGGAGATAGAATACTCCAGAACAAGGTATGGTTGAAATGACCTCCTCCGTTGTTTCTCACTGCTGGAGCATACGTACTGATGTTTCCTAAGATTTCTTCGATGCTCTTATTTTCATTTGGTGTTCCTGCTAATGCATTATTTAAATTGTCCACATATGCTTGGTGATGCTTACTGTGGTGAATCGTCATTGTTTCTTGATCAAAATGTGGCTCTAATGCATCGTATGCATAAGCAAGAGCCGGTAAATTAAAATTACTCATGGTTTGTGTTTTGAATTAAACGCTAGAACAAAAGTAGTAGTAATTTTTAATTAAACAAGTTTTTGCTTGTTTAATTAAAAGTAAAAATGATTGAGTTAATCTTCGGTAATTCAATTCATATAGGGGATCTGTACGTTACTAGAAAAAAAAGAATACCTTTGTTCGTGTAATAAAACAATATTTTATTTGGTAAATGAAAAAGAGTTCAACAGACCGAATTTTGATGCAATTGAAAATGCGAGGGGAAGTGATAGCCGCTGATCTTGCGGATCAATTGGAAATTACAAAAGAAGGCGCCCGCTTGCAACTGCAGAAACTTTTGAAAGAAGGCTTGGTATCCGCTGTGTTTAAAAGTGAGGGTGTTGGGCGACCAATTGCATACTATAGCCTTACAGATCAAGGGTTAGCTAAATTTCCTGATACGCATGCTCAGGTTACAGTTGAAATGATTGAGGCGGTAAGAAAACTCTTTGGGGAGAATGCGTTGGATTTATTGATTGCGGATCGAGAAAAGAAAGTGTACCAACACTATGAAACGGTGATCGGTCAGCCAAATTCGATAGAGGAAGTACTAAATCGTTTGGTAAAGATACGAACGCAAGAAGGGTATATGGCTGAATGGCAAAAGGAAGAAGACGGGAGCTATATTTTTATTGAAAATCATTGCCCTATTTGTGCGGCCGCAACCGTGTGTCAAGGGTTTTGCCGCAGTGAGTTGAACAACTTTAGACAATTAATGGGAAGCGATTTTCAGGTCGAACGCATTCAATATATCATTTCAGGTGCTCATCGTTGTACATATCGAATTACAAAAAAAGAACTGGAGTAGGGAGAAAGAAGTAAAAGGAGGGACTACATCAAGGCAAGTGTTGAAACAAGCCTAACTAACCTTATAGCATACTGGAAATAAATATAAAATGACGGTTTTTAACTCGTCGCGAAGGAGTTATCTAGCACAAACTAGGTAGCTCTTTTTTTTTGTGGATTAGGTTTCAAGTGCGAGCATAATACATCAAAAAAAGAAGTGTATAAAAACTGTATTATTTGTTAAAATAAGTAAAAAAATAATGAATCTATAAAATTATTGTTCAACTAATTTAAAATGTTTTGTGTGTGATATTCATTGACTTTTTGTGTATTTATTGTGATTGTTTTATTTTGTAAAGGGATTAGTGTTTTAATATTAGTGATATTTCAACTTTTTAATATATAGTTTTGTTTTGTACATTTGCGAAAAAATAGTTAAATATATAAAAAACATGACTTTTGAATTCAAGTTAATGCTGAACACATGATGCTGCTATTGGTCTCTTTGCTGTAATCTAGTTGCACTAGTCGATTGCTTGAAAAAGTGCGCAAGGCGGAATAACTTAAAGTACTAGAGGATTTGAACTTAGTTAAGGGGAATAGCGTTAGGAAATTGGTGAACATAACAACGTTCAAAGAGAAACACAAGACTAAGACTACCTTGTTTTAAATAAGTATTTAAAACTACAACAAGAAAAGCATGTATTAAAGCATAATTATGCTGATTTAGAAGCGACAAGGGAAAGAAATAGCGACAATTTCTCCAAAAGCATCATTTTGTTTTTTTTAAATAAATTAACTAATTTTTTAATTATATGTATTTAATGGAGTCTAAACCCTTTCATTTTTATTTTTTATTTGGATATTTTGTAATTTTTAACAAATTTGAACGAATAGGGTATCATGCTATTGTATATTGACTACATTTGCTTGAATTATATAAAATATATTGTATTACTTAATTGATTGTATTTTATGATTAAAAACACCTTTTTGGTTATTTTATTTTTACTTAATTGTGCTAATTTAGCTTATTCTCAAAATGAAGGTGCTGTTCAGATAAAAGCCACAGTTAGCGAAGGAAAAGTTAAATTACGTTGGGGAGTAGATCAGCCTTATGAATGGCAAAAGGCCAATACAGATGGGTTTAGTATTACCCGTTTAGTTGTCAAACGCGATGGTGTTCTATTGTCGCAACCTGAGAAGGTAGAATTGGCTCAAGTAAAAGCAGAAGCTTTGGAAGCGTGGATGGATGTTATTCAACAAGATCAATTCGCAGCCATTATTGCTCAAAGTTTATATGGAGATTCTTTTGAAGTAGATCAAACGAGTGAGACTACGGTAGGAAGTATTGTCAATAAGGCAGAAGAATTGGTGCAACGCCATACATTTGCGCTCTATGCAGCGGATATGAGTTTTGATGCAGCTGTAAAAGCAGGATGGGGGTATGTAGATACCACAATCAAAAGTAATGAAGTTTATGCTTATCAGGTTCGTGCAACAGATACTCAATTGGCGCTTAGGCCTGCTGCTGTTTTAGTTGTTGCAAATGAAAAAGAACAGTTGCCAGTTGTTGCTGATTTTCACGGTATTCCTGCTGATAAACAAGTCATTCTTTCCTGGGGAATTGAGTTTTTAAAACAAACCTATACTTCTTATAGAGTAGAGCGTTCTATGGATCAGAAAACTTTTATACCACTTTCTGAAAGTCCAATTGTCGATATTAATTCCAACGAGAAGCACAACGCTAATTTTATATTTTTTGGTGACAAATTTCCCACGAATGAAGCGACTTACTACTACAGAATATATGGAATTACCATGTTTGGAGAACAAGGACCTTATTCTGCAGTTATACCCATTCGCGGAGTAGCGTCTCTATTGACAGCTCCACGAATTTTAGATTATCGCTTTACAGCACAAGGAGCTTTGATTTTGGAATGGCAATTTCCAAAAGAAGAAGAAAAGAATGTCGATTACTTTCAACTAGAACATTCCGCAATTGGTGATAAAGAATACCAGGTTATTGCTCCTAAAATAGATCGATCCACTCGTGCGTATGAATATAAAAATGTGAGTTTATCCAATTATATGAAAGTCGTAGCTGTGGATAAGCAGGGACAGAAACTCCGTTCGCAGAGTGTTTTAGCTCAGGCAATAGATTCTATTCCACCAGCTAAGCCTTTGGGGTTGGAAGGACAAATTGATAGTCTAGGAGTTGTAAGACTCCAATGGAAACCCAACGTAGAACCTGATTTAGCAGGCTATCGTTTATTGAGAGCCAATACGGCAAAAGAAGAGTTTGTCGATGTGTATAATGATCGGTTTCAAGATGCATTTGCTGTGGATAGCTTAGATTTTTCATTAGGTAATAAAAAAGTATACTATCGCTTAGTAGCAGAAGATTTTAGATTTAATCGCTCGGATTTTTCAGACGTATTAATCTTGGAAAAACCGACGCATGAACCGCCAACAGCGCCAGTGTTTAGAGATTATTTCTCTAAAGATGGAACCATTGGAGTGTATTGGATTAATAGCTCTTCGGATGATGTCATACAACATACACTTAAACGACGCAAAAAGGGGGAAGTTGAATGGTTGACGATTAGTCAATTTACAGCCGGAGAGGAAGAATTTATCGATCGTGAATTAGAAGCAAATTCATTATATGAATACCTCATTCAAGCCCAAGGTAAAACGGGGTTATGGTCTACACCAACTTATGCTGTTATAACCATTGAAGCATTGAATTTTACGTTGCTTTCTGTAATCAAAGACTTCGAATATACAATAGATCGTTCTAATCGAACTTTAACCATGTATTGGAATTATCACAACAATCAACAGCCGATTGAACTTCAAATCTACAAAAATGAAAAGGGTACTCCACCTTCTTTGTGGAAAGTGATTGATGCTAAATATCAAACGCTTGTTGACAAGGAGTTGAAAATGAACACCACTTATGAGTATTATGTTGTTCCTGAAGTAAAAGGACAAGTGCCAACAAAAGGAGAAAAAATAGAAGTGAATTTTTAAAAGAAAAGTGCGATGAAAAAGAGTGTAGTATTACTGATCATGACATTATTCACTATGCCAAGTTGGGCACAGTTATACCTCAATGGAGAGGCTCATTACAAAGCCCGTGTAAATGGTTGGTCAGATTCAAATGGGAGTAGTTGTGGGGATGATATCACTGGAGGACTTCAATGGATTACAGCTACGTTTGAAAAGGGAGGATTTAGAACATTTGTCAGAGGATCTAAGGACTATCCTGGATCCGGACATGGTTTGCGGGACCACACATTTGATGAAAATTTTAATTTTGATGAAAATAATAAAATAGTTACGATTGAAGTGCATACAACCCATAGAACTAGAGGGACATTCGGTTGTAATAGTACTGGTTATAGGTATTCTAGAAAAGTTTTGAATGGAAAAACTTGTATAAATGCTGAATATTTTGATTTCAAAGATCAGAACAATGAAGGAGGAGCACTAAATCAGACAGGGTATTTTTTCTTAAATATTTATCCCGAAGTTACTTTAAGACTGGATAATAGCGATTTGATTGACTTAGGTAGTGAAAGCGAATTAGTTGTTGCGCCTATTGAAGGGATACATCCTTCTTATTTTAATTGGGAATATAAAACAGCTCAATCCGATTGGCAATTGTTACCTGCAGAATACCAGAAGAAAAACTACCTCAATGTTAAAGGAAAAGCGTTTTTAGGAGCTGAGGCATTTGGACAGATGGTACAACTGAGAGTCAATATGGGATGTGGTATTCCTTCAAATGTAGTTGTGTTTCAATACATGGAATCAGCGCCTCAGATTCGCAGAGAAGGGACTTCAATTAATACAACTTGTTATGATACAGCTGATGGACAGTTTCGCTTGTATTTTGATCGTGCATTAGATGCATCAGAAGAGGAGCATATCAATATTAATGTATTGGATACCAATACCCATAGTCCAATTGCTACGTATGATGATATTCGTCAATTGGAAGCCGATTATTCCTATACGCTAACTGGATTGCCGATTGGAGATTATGAAATAAAAATCACAGGAAAAAAGAATAATAAAGTAACCTATTCAGAAACGCAAACTAAAGCCCCTACGTTTTCTATCGCCCGCTTTGAGCCCGTTGATTTTTCAATGAGTAAAACGGATGTTTGGTGTTATCTGGGAACAGATGGACAAATTCAGTTGCAAGCGAGTGGAGGAACAGGAAGTGGTTATGCCTATCAAGTTAATGATGGAGCATGGGTTGACTTTACAACATCACAAGCAACTACGCATACGATTGAAAATCTTGTAGAAGGGATTTATCGCCTTAAAGTTAGAGATAGCAATGGCTGTGAGGCTAAAATTCAGCAAACGGATAGCAATGGAAATGTTGTATTACAGGAAATTAAGGTATTGGAAATTGCATTAAATGCGCCTCAAACTCCTTTGACCATTGACTATACTTTGATAGATGAACCGCGTTTTTATGGAGCCACCAATGGTCGTATTGTGGCTAAAATAGATGGAGGAACACTGAAAGAGGATCAAACGTATGATTTTACGTGGGTAAATGCAGCAGGAGTTCAAGTAGGTATGCTATCAACGGAATATGTATCAGGCTCTTATTATATCACATTAGATGGGATAGGTACGGATCAATATTATTTAACAGTACAAGATAAAAATTATGCTGCGGCAAGCGATAAGGTTAATTGTACAGTGATTCGCTCTCTGGTTGATTTACCTCAACCTGAACCGCTAGAAGCAAAAATCGAAGTGATCAAGCCTATTTCTTGTCATGTGGATAATGAATTTGGAGATGAAACAGATGTAAATCCCCAAGATGGCCAACGCGATGAATCACAAGATGGGCATTTGAGCATTGTTGCAACAGGAGGTCGTCCATTTACGGGTAGCGAAAACCAAGGACGTCCTTATAAATATACATGGAAAAGAAAAGGAGCCAATCAAACGTGGCATACGTATGATGAAGCTTCTGATCAATTGGATTTATTAGCTGATGGTACGTATGCCGTTAATATTGAGGATTCGTATGGAATTGTTTTAGGTGTGTATCAAAACAATGTATTGATCACTGCTACGGATGTTGTATATCAATTTGAACAACCAACAGAATTAAAACTTCATTTTACAGGAACAGATGCCACTTGTCATGGTGCAGATGGATCCATTCAAGCAAGAATAGAAGGCGGAACACCTCCTTATACCTATCAATGGTCTAATGGCGCTAGTACAGCAACGTTGGATCATTTAGAAGCGATGCCTTATTTCGTTACAGTACACGATGCGAGAGGCTGTTTGGTACAAGGAAGTTTTATCGTCAATCAACCAGATGATGTGGTGTTAACAGAGCAAATTACTCCTTTACGCTGCTATAATGCAACAGACGCCTCTATTGAGGTTTTTGTAACAGGTGGAACTTTACCTTATCGCTATGCGTGGAGTAATGGGGCTACAACGGCTAAAATTGATCAACTCGGCTGGGGAACTTATCAAGTAAAAGTAACAGATGGGCAAGGATGTTCTTTTGTGAAAACGTATACGATTGAAAACCCAGAAGAAATCCGTTTGAATTTAGCAGCACAACGTACGTTGTGTAACGACCAAATGTTAGACTTGGATATTACCCAAAAAGACGATCCTGGGGCGACTTATTTATGGACCTCAACTAATGGATTGAAGAGTTTGGCCTCTCAAGTAACTTTATATTCAGAAGGGATATATACAGCTACAGTAACCACAAGTAACGGCTGTATTATCACAGATCAAATTGAAATAAAACGTTCTACTTCAGCTATTGATGCTTCGTTTTATATTACTTCTCAAGCCTATACGGATGAAGAAGTGATTATCGTGAATGTGAGTAATCCTATGGGACAAACTAGCACGTGGGATATTCCGGATGAGGTCGAAATACTACAAGAAACTAAAGAATATGTAACGTTGCGTTTTGCTACAGAAGGAACCTACCCTATTCAATTGCTACAGACACAAGGGGAGTGTTTTAAAGTTTATCAAAAAGATATTATTGTAGAAAAAAATACAGGATTAACAAACAAAGATAACGGAAGTCAATCTTCTGTAGTAGAGGAATTTATTGTAAGTCCCAATCCGAATGATGGCGTGTTTGAAGTATTGGTTCAGCTGAGTAAAGCTAGCCCAATTAGCCTGCGTATGTTCAATGCTATTGGACAAAAAGTAACCCCCGATCAAACGCTATCTAGTGAGCGAATTCACCGAGTGGATTATACTGCTCGCTTAGCCGCAGGAGGTTATATCCTAGTTTTAGAAACCCCTTATCAGACTTTGAGTAAGCGTATCATTATACGCTAAGTAGGACTGTTTAATTAGATCTGAATGATGAATACGAAATTTATGCGCTATAATTTGTTGCTTCTTTTGCTTGTAACTATGCTACAAGCTTGTTATAAAGAAAATAGTATCCCAGTAGACACCAAGTTTGCAACTCAATTTAAAGAGGGAAAAGAATCGATCCCTGTTTATCTCGAATTGAGTAACCTTACCCAAGGAGCCGATAGTTATTACTGGGAATTTGAAGGAGGAACACCTGCTTCTTCTACGTTAAAAGACCCTGAGGCCATTTTGTATACCAAACCAGGGGTGTATACCATTAGACTGAAAGCAGAAAATGTCGACGGAGAGCAAGGGGTTTACGAACAAAAAATTGACATTAAAGATGCTATTGTCATCTCTTTTACCAAGGAAATTGTCGATAGCAATTATCCACCTGTGGAGGTGAAATTCACCAATACAACGGAAGGAGTAGGGTTTACTTACCATTGGAAATTTGAGGGAGGAACACCTGCTGAATCTAAAGAAAAAAATCCAGTACCCGTAGTATTTAAAACCCCAGGAATTCATAAAGTCACTTTGACTGTTAGCAATGGATATGAATCTTTTACGCAAGTAGATCAAGTCGAAGTACAAGATAATATTGCTCTTGACTTTGATTGGGAACCTGCTTTTGAAGACTATGATTATCAGGCACCTGTTAAATTACAACTCCAAAATAAAACAACCTTTGCGATTGCTTATGAATGGATATTTGAAGGGGCTGATATTCAGTATAGTACCCAAGAAAACCCTGTTGTGCATTACCAACAGCCTGGCACGTATACCATTACTTTGAAAGCCAATAATGGCAAACAGGTAAAGGAGCATAAGAAACAAGTTACTAT
The window above is part of the Myroides odoratus DSM 2801 genome. Proteins encoded here:
- a CDS encoding T9SS type A sorting domain-containing protein, producing MKKSVVLLIMTLFTMPSWAQLYLNGEAHYKARVNGWSDSNGSSCGDDITGGLQWITATFEKGGFRTFVRGSKDYPGSGHGLRDHTFDENFNFDENNKIVTIEVHTTHRTRGTFGCNSTGYRYSRKVLNGKTCINAEYFDFKDQNNEGGALNQTGYFFLNIYPEVTLRLDNSDLIDLGSESELVVAPIEGIHPSYFNWEYKTAQSDWQLLPAEYQKKNYLNVKGKAFLGAEAFGQMVQLRVNMGCGIPSNVVVFQYMESAPQIRREGTSINTTCYDTADGQFRLYFDRALDASEEEHININVLDTNTHSPIATYDDIRQLEADYSYTLTGLPIGDYEIKITGKKNNKVTYSETQTKAPTFSIARFEPVDFSMSKTDVWCYLGTDGQIQLQASGGTGSGYAYQVNDGAWVDFTTSQATTHTIENLVEGIYRLKVRDSNGCEAKIQQTDSNGNVVLQEIKVLEIALNAPQTPLTIDYTLIDEPRFYGATNGRIVAKIDGGTLKEDQTYDFTWVNAAGVQVGMLSTEYVSGSYYITLDGIGTDQYYLTVQDKNYAAASDKVNCTVIRSLVDLPQPEPLEAKIEVIKPISCHVDNEFGDETDVNPQDGQRDESQDGHLSIVATGGRPFTGSENQGRPYKYTWKRKGANQTWHTYDEASDQLDLLADGTYAVNIEDSYGIVLGVYQNNVLITATDVVYQFEQPTELKLHFTGTDATCHGADGSIQARIEGGTPPYTYQWSNGASTATLDHLEAMPYFVTVHDARGCLVQGSFIVNQPDDVVLTEQITPLRCYNATDASIEVFVTGGTLPYRYAWSNGATTAKIDQLGWGTYQVKVTDGQGCSFVKTYTIENPEEIRLNLAAQRTLCNDQMLDLDITQKDDPGATYLWTSTNGLKSLASQVTLYSEGIYTATVTTSNGCIITDQIEIKRSTSAIDASFYITSQAYTDEEVIIVNVSNPMGQTSTWDIPDEVEILQETKEYVTLRFATEGTYPIQLLQTQGECFKVYQKDIIVEKNTGLTNKDNGSQSSVVEEFIVSPNPNDGVFEVLVQLSKASPISLRMFNAIGQKVTPDQTLSSERIHRVDYTARLAAGGYILVLETPYQTLSKRIIIR
- a CDS encoding PKD domain-containing protein, which gives rise to MMNTKFMRYNLLLLLLVTMLQACYKENSIPVDTKFATQFKEGKESIPVYLELSNLTQGADSYYWEFEGGTPASSTLKDPEAILYTKPGVYTIRLKAENVDGEQGVYEQKIDIKDAIVISFTKEIVDSNYPPVEVKFTNTTEGVGFTYHWKFEGGTPAESKEKNPVPVVFKTPGIHKVTLTVSNGYESFTQVDQVEVQDNIALDFDWEPAFEDYDYQAPVKLQLQNKTTFAIAYEWIFEGADIQYSTQENPVVHYQQPGTYTITLKANNGKQVKEHKKQVTIVENTGLYFLNDVKLGINYSHNSGEIGAFYSTRLRRSFTAREITPELGKWIDVVFHGQDQNFIYNKFISPTQVAQYGFVPLVGATTTVVVNSQEICNCGLNFTATDFEAMRTDAPLQQLILPNSAAGQQQFNDQLPRVVLFETATGKKGAIRIKQFVKNSPSDSYILCDIKVQR